From the Paenibacillus sp. genome, one window contains:
- a CDS encoding AAA family ATPase encodes MSKYGKEIAIGFVPVLLAFLFFIGVNPVPLLLVAVIAGSLLLMTRMRGGAGLVGGERSKPRAKLPSFLTFDDIGGQDRAKKELIEALDFLVKPELIEKFGIRPLKGILLMGPPGTGKTLMAKAAAHYTDSVFVGASGSEFVEMYVGVGASRMRDLFKEARQKATKENKANAIIFIDEIDVVGGKRDGGQQREYDQTLNQLLTEMDGLHTSESPRILIMAATNRKDMLDSALLRPGRFDRHIQVDLPDAKGRLHILELHARNKPLAEGVSLRKIADQTFGFSGAQLESLMNEAAIYAMRETAERIEERHLLQAIDKVMMGEKTDREAAAEERERVAIHELGHAIVAESVRPGSVSQVALSPRGQALGYVRHNPPGDKYLYTKRYLEEQIMIALGGSAAEEMFYGERSTGSRNDFEQSLGLVKTMIDSGLTELGIVESSMLTKEEYSKANADILDDLTARTRELLAAYRPVFDASLDILKKEETLSGDQFRELLRGVELQPTA; translated from the coding sequence ATGAGTAAGTATGGGAAAGAGATCGCCATCGGCTTCGTACCGGTGCTGCTCGCGTTCTTGTTCTTCATCGGCGTCAATCCGGTTCCGCTGCTGCTCGTCGCCGTCATCGCCGGCTCGCTGCTGCTGATGACCCGGATGCGGGGCGGCGCCGGACTCGTCGGCGGCGAACGTTCGAAGCCGCGGGCGAAGCTGCCTTCGTTCCTGACGTTCGACGATATCGGCGGGCAGGATCGGGCGAAGAAAGAGCTGATCGAGGCGCTCGACTTCCTCGTGAAGCCGGAACTGATCGAGAAGTTCGGCATTCGTCCGCTGAAGGGCATCCTGCTGATGGGTCCTCCGGGAACGGGGAAAACGTTGATGGCGAAGGCGGCCGCCCACTACACGGACAGCGTGTTCGTCGGCGCGAGCGGCTCCGAATTCGTTGAAATGTACGTCGGCGTCGGCGCGTCCCGGATGCGCGACCTATTCAAGGAAGCGCGTCAGAAGGCGACCAAGGAAAACAAAGCGAACGCGATCATCTTCATCGACGAGATCGACGTCGTCGGAGGCAAACGGGACGGCGGGCAGCAGCGCGAATACGATCAGACGCTGAACCAGCTGCTCACCGAGATGGACGGCCTGCATACGTCGGAGTCGCCGCGCATCTTGATCATGGCCGCGACGAACCGGAAAGATATGCTCGATTCCGCGCTGCTGCGTCCGGGGCGATTCGACCGGCACATTCAGGTCGACCTGCCGGATGCCAAGGGGCGGCTGCACATCCTCGAGCTGCATGCGCGCAATAAGCCGCTGGCCGAAGGCGTATCGCTTCGGAAAATCGCCGATCAGACGTTCGGCTTCTCCGGCGCGCAGCTCGAGAGCCTCATGAACGAGGCGGCGATTTACGCGATGCGCGAGACGGCGGAGCGCATCGAAGAGCGCCATTTGCTGCAGGCGATCGACAAAGTGATGATGGGCGAGAAGACGGACCGGGAAGCGGCAGCGGAAGAGCGCGAGCGAGTAGCGATTCACGAACTCGGGCATGCTATTGTCGCCGAATCGGTGCGTCCCGGCTCGGTCAGCCAGGTCGCGCTCAGCCCGCGCGGGCAAGCGCTCGGCTACGTACGGCACAACCCGCCAGGGGACAAGTACCTATACACGAAACGGTACTTGGAGGAGCAAATTATGATCGCGCTCGGCGGCTCGGCCGCGGAGGAGATGTTCTACGGCGAGCGGAGCACCGGCTCTCGCAACGACTTCGAGCAGTCGCTCGGACTCGTGAAGACGATGATCGATTCCGGCCTTACCGAACTCGGCATCGTCGAATCGTCGATGCTGACCAAAGAAGAGTACAGCAAGGCGAACGCCGACATTTTGGACGACTTGACGGCGCGGACGAGGGAGCTGCTCGCCGCGTATCGACCGGTGTTCGACGCGTCGCTCGACATTTTGAAGAAGGAAGAGACGCTGTCCGGCGATCAATTCCGCGAACTGCTTCGCGGCGTCGAATTGCAGCCGACTGCATAA
- a CDS encoding 3-hydroxyacyl-CoA dehydrogenase family protein, which translates to MTSLKRIGVIGAGTMGQAIAEMLGHKGLDVYIAEKSAKNLEHGLRGIEMSLDKQIEKWALTEAEKKVILSRMHAVDGLEGLADCELIIETISEDLDAKKDVFRRVGDLCGEDVILASNTSTLSLTELAGVARFPARVIGLHFIHPVSNIDMVEVIRGLQTSDDTFQRTRSFVEDVLSKKSILVYESPGFVTTRLICTLINEAMHTLAEGVASAEDIDNAMRLGYGFKHGPLEMADRFGLDAVLAALERMFRDYGDLKYRPAVLLRKMVRAGQLGVKTGYGFFRYDEDGDRI; encoded by the coding sequence ATGACAAGTTTAAAACGAATCGGCGTCATCGGCGCGGGCACGATGGGTCAGGCGATCGCCGAAATGTTAGGACATAAAGGGCTCGACGTCTATATCGCGGAGAAAAGCGCGAAAAACCTGGAGCACGGCCTGAGAGGCATCGAGATGAGCTTGGATAAGCAAATCGAAAAATGGGCGCTTACCGAAGCGGAGAAAAAGGTGATCCTCTCCCGCATGCACGCGGTCGACGGGCTCGAAGGGCTTGCCGATTGCGAGCTGATCATCGAAACGATCAGCGAAGATCTCGACGCGAAGAAGGACGTATTCCGACGCGTCGGCGATTTGTGCGGCGAAGACGTCATTCTGGCGAGCAACACGTCGACGCTCAGCCTCACCGAGCTGGCGGGCGTCGCGCGTTTCCCGGCCCGGGTCATCGGGCTCCATTTCATTCACCCGGTGTCGAACATCGACATGGTCGAGGTCATCCGCGGGCTGCAGACGTCGGACGACACGTTCCAGCGGACGCGCTCGTTCGTCGAGGACGTGCTCTCGAAGAAAAGCATTCTCGTGTACGAGTCTCCCGGCTTCGTCACGACGCGCCTCATCTGCACGTTGATCAACGAAGCGATGCATACGCTCGCCGAAGGCGTCGCCTCCGCGGAAGACATCGACAACGCGATGCGCCTCGGCTACGGGTTCAAGCACGGACCGCTCGAAATGGCGGACCGGTTCGGCCTCGACGCCGTGCTCGCCGCGCTCGAGCGCATGTTCCGCGACTACGGGGACCTCAAGTACCGTCCGGCCGTGCTGCTGCGCAAAATGGTTCGCGCCGGGCAGCTCGGCGTCAAGACGGGCTACGGTTTCTTCCGTTACGACGAGGATGGTGATAGAATATGA
- a CDS encoding acetate kinase has translation MKVLVINAGSSSLKYQLYDMTDESVLAAGRVERIGMESAILTHEPAGKPEVREVSEILDHTAAIRKVLAVIVHSEHGVIRSIEDIQAVGHRVVHGGESFRESAIVTPEVKQEIKRLFDLAPLHNPAHMMGISAVEANLPGVPQVVVFDTAFHQTMDQNAYLYPIPLALYRRHKIRKYGFHGTSHMYVSRRAAEFLGRKLEELKIVTCHIGNGASVTAVKGGKSVDTSMGMTPLEGLMMGTRSGDLDPAVVPFVMGKEDLTIGEVSSMLNKHSGLIAISGISSDMREIQEAMEEGHPNARLAFEMYEYRLRKYIGAYAAAMNGIDAIVFTAGVGENSWLLRARTCLNLAYLGVEIDPEANLVRSKEDRRISTANSKVEVLVIPTNEELVIARDTYALVRSEESGA, from the coding sequence ATGAAGGTGTTGGTCATTAACGCCGGCAGTTCTTCCTTGAAATATCAGCTCTACGACATGACCGACGAGTCGGTGCTGGCCGCCGGCCGCGTGGAGCGCATCGGCATGGAATCCGCCATCTTGACCCATGAGCCGGCGGGGAAGCCGGAGGTGCGCGAGGTCAGCGAAATCCTGGACCATACGGCCGCGATCCGAAAAGTGCTGGCCGTCATTGTACATAGCGAGCACGGCGTCATCCGCTCGATCGAAGACATTCAAGCGGTCGGACACCGCGTCGTGCACGGCGGGGAATCGTTCCGCGAATCCGCGATCGTCACGCCCGAGGTGAAGCAGGAAATCAAGCGGTTGTTCGATTTGGCGCCGCTGCACAACCCGGCCCACATGATGGGCATTTCGGCGGTGGAAGCGAACTTGCCGGGCGTGCCGCAGGTCGTCGTCTTCGACACCGCGTTCCACCAGACGATGGACCAGAACGCGTACCTGTATCCGATCCCGCTGGCGCTGTACCGCCGGCACAAAATTCGGAAATACGGCTTCCACGGCACGTCGCACATGTACGTCAGCCGGCGCGCCGCAGAGTTCCTCGGGCGTAAACTCGAGGAGCTCAAAATCGTAACGTGTCACATTGGCAACGGCGCCAGCGTCACGGCGGTGAAGGGCGGCAAATCGGTCGACACGTCGATGGGCATGACGCCGCTCGAAGGCCTCATGATGGGCACGCGCAGCGGCGATTTGGATCCCGCGGTCGTCCCGTTCGTCATGGGCAAGGAAGATTTGACGATCGGCGAAGTGAGCTCGATGCTGAACAAGCACAGCGGCCTCATCGCCATCTCCGGCATTTCGAGCGACATGCGCGAAATTCAGGAGGCGATGGAGGAGGGGCATCCGAACGCGAGGCTCGCGTTCGAGATGTACGAGTACCGGCTGCGCAAATATATCGGCGCGTACGCCGCGGCCATGAACGGCATCGACGCGATCGTCTTTACGGCGGGCGTCGGCGAAAATTCGTGGCTGCTTCGGGCGAGAACGTGCCTGAATTTAGCGTATTTGGGCGTAGAAATCGATCCCGAAGCGAATTTGGTGCGCTCGAAGGAGGATCGGCGCATCTCGACGGCGAATTCGAAAGTCGAGGTGCTCGTCATTCCGACCAACGAAGAGCTCGTCATCGCAAGGGATACGTACGCGTTGGTGCGGTCGGAAGAGAGCGGCGCGTAA
- the asnS gene encoding asparagine--tRNA ligase, with translation MSGTDSIRTTIRDVSAHVGQTVTIGCWLHRKRSSGKISFLQLRDGTGFIQGVLAKNDVAEDVWAAADKLTQESSLWATGVVREDPRSPSGYELTLTGVDIIHLTSDYPITPKEHGVDFLMDHRHLWLRSPKQHAILTIRAQIVRAIQEFFDTRGFTQVDAPILTPTSAEGTTNLFHTKYFDEDAFLTQSGQLYMEAAAMALGKVYSFGPTFRAEKSKTRRHLIEFWMIEPEMAFVDHEENLRVQEQFVSHIVSSVLEHNRKELAVLERDTSKLEKAIAPFPRITYDDAVKFLNANGFPEFTWGEDFGAPHETAIAESYEKPVFITHYPTSLKAFYMKPDPNRPEVVLCADLIAPEGYGEIIGGSQRIDDPALMEQRFEEHHLSKETYRWYLDLRTYGSVPHSGFGLGLERTVAWICGLDHVRETIPFPRLLYRLYP, from the coding sequence ATGAGCGGAACGGATTCGATTCGAACGACGATACGGGACGTGTCTGCCCACGTGGGCCAGACGGTAACCATCGGCTGCTGGCTGCACCGGAAACGGTCCAGCGGCAAAATTTCATTCCTTCAGCTGCGCGACGGCACGGGCTTCATCCAAGGCGTCCTCGCGAAGAACGACGTCGCGGAAGACGTCTGGGCGGCGGCGGACAAGCTGACGCAGGAGTCGTCCTTGTGGGCGACCGGGGTCGTCCGCGAAGATCCGCGCAGCCCGAGCGGGTACGAGCTGACGCTGACCGGCGTCGACATCATTCATCTGACGTCGGACTATCCGATCACGCCGAAGGAGCACGGCGTCGATTTCTTGATGGACCACCGCCATCTGTGGCTTCGCTCGCCGAAGCAGCACGCGATTTTGACGATTCGCGCGCAAATCGTGCGGGCGATTCAAGAGTTTTTCGACACGCGCGGCTTTACGCAAGTGGACGCGCCGATTTTGACGCCGACGTCCGCCGAGGGCACCACGAACTTGTTCCATACGAAATATTTCGACGAGGACGCCTTCTTGACGCAGAGCGGCCAGCTGTACATGGAAGCGGCCGCGATGGCGCTCGGGAAAGTGTATTCGTTCGGCCCGACGTTCCGAGCGGAAAAATCGAAGACGCGGCGCCACCTGATCGAGTTTTGGATGATCGAGCCGGAGATGGCGTTCGTCGACCACGAGGAAAACCTGCGCGTGCAGGAGCAGTTCGTCTCGCATATCGTGAGCAGCGTGCTCGAGCACAACCGGAAGGAGCTCGCGGTGCTGGAGCGGGATACGTCGAAGCTCGAGAAGGCGATCGCGCCGTTCCCGCGCATTACGTACGACGACGCGGTCAAGTTTTTGAACGCGAACGGCTTTCCGGAGTTTACGTGGGGCGAAGATTTCGGCGCGCCGCACGAAACGGCGATCGCCGAAAGCTATGAGAAGCCGGTATTTATTACGCATTATCCGACGTCGCTGAAGGCGTTCTATATGAAACCGGATCCGAACCGGCCGGAAGTGGTGCTGTGCGCCGACTTGATCGCGCCGGAAGGCTACGGGGAAATTATCGGCGGCTCGCAGCGCATCGACGACCCGGCGCTCATGGAGCAGCGGTTCGAAGAGCATCATCTGTCCAAGGAAACGTACCGTTGGTACTTGGATTTGCGCACGTACGGCTCCGTACCGCATTCGGGTTTCGGGCTCGGCCTCGAGCGAACCGTTGCTTGGATTTGCGGGCTCGACCACGTGCGGGAGACGATTCCGTTCCCGCGTCTTCTCTATCGTCTGTACCCTTAA
- a CDS encoding DnaD domain-containing protein: protein MAPLDAYREGLRAGLRLGAASVPGLFLQTYARLGLSEIEAMLLIHLMYFQEREHTVFPTPEQLASRMSTSPDRVLSAIERFVREGFLTIEDDVDAVTGVRGERYDLAPLYDKLAAAWSAQPELDEYDATVEPETYRQTAASSPAPRETAASRRKDLFTVFESEFARPLSPLEYETIVNWLDQDKYTDSLIMAALKEAVFAGKVHFRYIDRILMEWAKNRITTPEEAKAYTERFRGGR from the coding sequence ATGGCGCCACTGGACGCGTACCGGGAAGGGCTTCGCGCGGGGTTGCGCCTCGGCGCGGCATCCGTTCCCGGCTTATTCTTGCAAACATACGCCCGGCTGGGCCTCTCGGAGATCGAAGCGATGCTTCTGATCCATCTGATGTATTTCCAAGAGCGGGAGCATACGGTGTTCCCGACGCCCGAGCAGCTCGCCTCGCGCATGTCGACGTCGCCCGATCGGGTGCTGTCGGCGATCGAGCGGTTCGTCCGCGAAGGCTTCCTGACGATCGAAGACGACGTCGACGCCGTCACCGGCGTCCGCGGCGAGCGGTACGATCTAGCGCCGCTGTACGACAAGCTCGCGGCGGCTTGGTCGGCGCAGCCGGAGTTAGACGAGTACGATGCTACGGTCGAGCCGGAGACGTACCGCCAGACGGCGGCGTCCTCGCCTGCGCCTCGCGAGACGGCCGCCTCGCGGCGCAAAGATCTGTTCACCGTCTTCGAGAGCGAATTCGCCCGTCCGCTGTCTCCGCTGGAGTACGAGACGATCGTCAATTGGCTCGACCAGGACAAATATACGGATTCGCTCATCATGGCGGCGCTGAAGGAAGCGGTGTTCGCCGGGAAGGTGCATTTCCGTTATATCGACCGCATCCTGATGGAGTGGGCGAAAAACCGAATTACGACGCCGGAGGAAGCGAAGGCGTATACGGAGCGGTTCCGGGGCGGTCGTTAA
- a CDS encoding alpha/beta hydrolase: MSRNRACLLLHGFTGGPYEVEPLARHLRACGWHCVAPTLPGHGESLRALKNVRYADWLAAASAAAESLIARTGPIDVVGFSMGGLLAAHIANRYPVRRVALLNAAVYYISPMRFLRNAARQVRSDGWKGLRIKRETPPSAILEFAKLVRAVRPELYRVAQPTFIAQSEQDEIVHPRSAQYIYRAVRGEKEAVLYPNSLHMICGGPDAGLLFAHIERFFAKGDD; this comes from the coding sequence ATGAGCCGGAATCGCGCGTGTTTGCTGCTGCACGGATTTACGGGCGGCCCGTACGAGGTGGAGCCGCTGGCGCGCCATTTGCGCGCTTGCGGCTGGCATTGCGTCGCGCCGACGCTGCCGGGCCACGGGGAATCGCTGCGGGCGTTGAAGAACGTCCGGTACGCGGACTGGCTCGCGGCGGCGTCGGCCGCCGCCGAGTCGCTGATTGCGCGCACCGGCCCGATCGACGTCGTCGGATTCAGCATGGGCGGTCTGCTTGCCGCGCACATTGCGAATCGGTATCCGGTCCGCCGGGTAGCGCTGCTGAACGCGGCGGTCTATTATATTAGCCCGATGCGGTTTTTGCGCAACGCGGCAAGGCAGGTGCGCTCGGACGGATGGAAGGGGCTGCGCATCAAGCGCGAGACGCCGCCCTCGGCGATTCTCGAGTTCGCGAAGCTCGTTCGGGCGGTGCGTCCCGAGCTGTATCGCGTCGCCCAGCCGACGTTCATCGCGCAATCGGAGCAGGACGAAATCGTTCATCCGCGAAGCGCGCAGTACATTTATCGAGCGGTGCGGGGCGAGAAGGAGGCGGTCTTGTACCCGAACTCGCTGCATATGATATGCGGCGGACCGGATGCAGGGCTGTTATTCGCCCATATCGAACGCTTTTTTGCGAAGGGGGACGATTGA
- a CDS encoding DUF1361 domain-containing protein: protein MLTLEVRRGSWLGHPATAALCAALSAGCCAMLAFRPTLAEEVRFLFLGWNLFLAWLPYVAAAAAALLLRSPALRPLCRAGAIASGILWLLFLPNALYLATDLIHLIAGRNRYIEGGSISYLVWYDLCLFLAFFWCGVFLGFLSTLIMHRLTADRFGRPAGWAFVAVVSLLCGYGVFLGRIVRLNSWDALVRPNELIEEVLGNLHWRGAAFSLLFAAFAGVTYLFLYLLQRRGGRED, encoded by the coding sequence ATGCTTACGCTCGAGGTGCGGAGAGGGTCTTGGCTGGGCCATCCGGCGACGGCGGCGCTGTGCGCGGCATTGTCCGCCGGCTGCTGCGCCATGCTGGCGTTCCGGCCGACGCTGGCGGAGGAAGTGCGGTTTTTATTTTTAGGCTGGAATTTGTTCCTGGCGTGGCTGCCTTACGTCGCCGCGGCTGCGGCCGCGCTGCTGCTCCGGTCGCCGGCGCTGCGGCCGCTCTGCCGAGCCGGGGCAATCGCCTCGGGGATCCTCTGGCTGCTTTTTTTGCCGAACGCCTTGTATTTAGCGACCGATTTGATCCATTTGATCGCCGGGCGCAACCGGTATATCGAAGGCGGCTCCATCAGCTATTTGGTCTGGTACGATCTCTGTTTGTTTTTGGCGTTTTTTTGGTGCGGCGTGTTTCTCGGCTTTTTGTCCACGCTCATCATGCACCGGCTGACGGCGGACCGGTTCGGCCGCCCGGCGGGTTGGGCGTTCGTCGCCGTCGTGTCGCTGCTGTGCGGGTACGGCGTCTTTTTGGGCCGCATCGTACGATTGAACAGCTGGGATGCGTTGGTGCGGCCGAATGAGTTGATCGAGGAAGTATTGGGAAATCTACATTGGCGAGGGGCGGCGTTCAGCCTGCTGTTCGCCGCGTTCGCGGGAGTGACCTATTTATTTTTGTATCTGCTGCAGCGGCGGGGCGGGCGAGAGGATTAG
- a CDS encoding VC0807 family protein, which translates to MFYALLPYAIWMFARHAVSDYHALLLSTVPGFAYTIGRFAMERSWNVTGLFLIAALLIGTTIDLLSGDAETMIRNHIRTLLAFGMFFFLTMLVKRPMALYFFEDTARVLGWMPESMRDRETLRSGGLLPYFQALTLLFALRYVVIAAVKTVMFSIHGIEGYGLLIWWRVALSWGFGAIILLASLYVAGRVRERLGS; encoded by the coding sequence TTGTTTTACGCATTGCTCCCGTACGCCATCTGGATGTTCGCGCGCCATGCCGTTTCGGACTACCACGCGCTGCTGCTGTCGACCGTTCCCGGCTTCGCCTATACGATCGGGCGGTTCGCGATGGAGCGGAGCTGGAACGTCACCGGGCTTTTCTTGATCGCCGCGCTGCTCATCGGCACGACGATCGATTTGCTGTCGGGCGACGCGGAGACGATGATCCGCAATCATATTCGGACGCTGCTCGCGTTCGGGATGTTCTTTTTCCTTACGATGCTGGTGAAGCGTCCGATGGCGCTCTATTTTTTCGAGGATACCGCGCGGGTGCTCGGCTGGATGCCGGAGTCGATGCGCGACCGGGAGACGCTGCGCAGCGGGGGCCTGCTCCCGTATTTTCAAGCGCTGACGCTGCTGTTCGCGCTGCGGTACGTCGTCATCGCGGCGGTGAAGACGGTCATGTTTTCGATCCATGGCATCGAAGGGTACGGGCTGCTCATTTGGTGGCGCGTCGCCTTAAGCTGGGGCTTCGGAGCGATCATTCTGCTGGCGTCGCTGTACGTCGCCGGCCGGGTCAGGGAGCGGCTGGGGAGCTGA
- the mtnB gene encoding methylthioribulose 1-phosphate dehydratase has protein sequence MTLPLEQRMAAFAELRAIKTDFAARGWFAGTSGNLSVRVGDFTQDRFTFAVTSSGKDKSVNTPEDFLLVDQDGKPTEPTGLKPSAETLIHCEIYKHTGCGAIFHVHTIYNNIISEYDASLGHVPIQGVELIKAFNIWEENAAIEVPILPNYADIPRIAELVGGAIRPNVPGILLRNHGIYAWGANAFEAKRHLEAFEFLFEHRYKYLLLTK, from the coding sequence ATGACCCTTCCATTAGAGCAGCGCATGGCCGCATTCGCCGAGCTGCGCGCGATCAAAACCGATTTCGCCGCGCGAGGCTGGTTCGCCGGCACGAGCGGCAACTTGTCCGTCCGCGTCGGCGATTTCACGCAGGACCGGTTTACGTTCGCCGTCACGTCGAGCGGCAAAGACAAATCCGTCAACACGCCGGAAGATTTTCTGCTCGTCGACCAAGACGGCAAGCCGACGGAGCCGACGGGGCTGAAGCCTTCCGCCGAAACGCTCATCCACTGCGAAATTTACAAGCACACGGGCTGCGGCGCCATTTTCCACGTCCATACGATTTACAACAACATTATCTCGGAGTATGACGCGTCCCTCGGCCATGTGCCGATTCAAGGCGTCGAGCTGATCAAAGCGTTCAACATTTGGGAGGAAAACGCGGCTATCGAGGTGCCGATCCTGCCGAACTACGCCGACATTCCGCGCATCGCCGAGCTGGTGGGCGGCGCGATCCGTCCGAACGTTCCGGGCATATTGCTCCGCAACCACGGCATTTACGCCTGGGGCGCGAACGCGTTCGAAGCGAAGCGTCATCTGGAGGCGTTCGAATTCCTGTTCGAGCACCGCTACAAATATTTGCTCCTGACGAAATAA
- a CDS encoding 2-hydroxy-3-keto-5-methylthiopentenyl-1-phosphate phosphatase, producing the protein MPQGKQPIIFCDFDGTITLSDNIVAIMRHFDPPGWSGIVDTIVGGRKSIRQGVGEMFALLPSGMKEAITNYVLETAGIRPGFAELLALCKAKGIPFYVTSGGVDFFLRPLLAPFDIDEDRIYCNSADFSGEHIEILWPHPCDDACSNDCGMCKTRVMRGFPKEEYYRMLIGDSITDFEGAKIADIVFARSHLAVRCRELGLPHYEYETFHDVIRVLNTITETQGENVR; encoded by the coding sequence GTGCCGCAAGGCAAACAACCGATCATATTCTGCGACTTCGACGGCACGATCACGCTCAGCGACAACATCGTGGCGATCATGCGCCATTTCGATCCGCCGGGGTGGTCCGGCATCGTCGATACAATCGTCGGCGGCCGCAAAAGCATCCGTCAAGGCGTCGGCGAAATGTTCGCCCTTCTGCCCTCCGGCATGAAGGAGGCCATTACGAACTACGTGCTTGAGACCGCCGGCATCCGCCCCGGCTTCGCCGAGCTGCTCGCCTTGTGCAAGGCGAAAGGCATTCCGTTCTACGTCACGAGCGGCGGGGTCGACTTTTTCCTGCGCCCGCTGCTCGCGCCCTTCGACATCGACGAGGATCGCATCTATTGCAATTCGGCCGATTTCAGCGGGGAGCACATCGAGATTTTGTGGCCGCATCCGTGCGACGACGCCTGCTCGAACGACTGCGGCATGTGCAAAACGCGCGTCATGCGGGGCTTTCCGAAGGAAGAGTACTATCGAATGCTAATCGGCGACAGCATCACCGATTTCGAAGGCGCGAAAATCGCCGACATCGTGTTCGCGCGCTCCCATCTCGCGGTCCGCTGCCGCGAGCTCGGATTGCCGCATTACGAATACGAAACGTTCCACGACGTCATTCGCGTCCTGAACACCATTACCGAAACGCAAGGAGAGAACGTCCGATGA
- a CDS encoding 2,3-diketo-5-methylthiopentyl-1-phosphate enolase, producing the protein MNSYCTATYRAFDDKADFDKKATGIAVGLTVGSWTELPEAKKKDMEKHLGKVVSVEVHEPEAGAAPGSLASLRYADIRIAYPDVNFSRDIPALLVTAFGKLSMDGRIKLLDLDFSDEFRAGFRGSKFGIDGVRELLGVHDRPLLMSIFKSVVGYDLPELREQFYHQALGGVDLIKDDEILFENPLTPIEKRVEACIAAAKEAEKQTGQKLLYAANLTGRTSQLRERAKRAIDAGANALLFNVLAYGFDVLQELAEDPDINIPIAAHPAFAGAMYPALEYGVASPLLLGKLMRLAGADLVLFPSPYGSVVMPKEETLAIADALRADAGALKTSFPVPSAGIHPGLVPWLLRDFGLQSVVNAGGGIHGHPLGTAAGGQAFRQAIDAALACVDLEAYAAEPGREALKTAIERWGVKR; encoded by the coding sequence ATGAATTCGTATTGTACGGCTACATACCGCGCGTTCGACGACAAAGCGGATTTCGATAAGAAAGCGACCGGCATCGCGGTCGGTCTGACGGTAGGAAGCTGGACCGAGCTGCCGGAAGCGAAGAAGAAAGACATGGAGAAGCATCTCGGGAAGGTCGTGTCCGTCGAGGTGCACGAGCCGGAAGCCGGCGCCGCGCCCGGCAGCCTCGCCTCCCTCCGCTATGCGGACATCAGAATCGCGTACCCGGACGTCAACTTCAGCCGGGACATTCCGGCGCTGCTCGTCACGGCGTTCGGCAAGCTGTCGATGGACGGCCGCATCAAGCTGCTCGACCTCGACTTCTCCGACGAGTTCCGCGCCGGCTTCCGCGGCTCGAAATTCGGCATCGACGGCGTTCGCGAGCTGCTTGGCGTACATGACCGCCCGCTGCTCATGAGCATTTTCAAATCGGTCGTCGGCTACGACCTGCCGGAGCTGCGCGAGCAGTTCTACCACCAGGCGCTCGGCGGCGTCGACCTGATCAAGGACGACGAAATTTTGTTCGAGAACCCGCTGACCCCGATCGAAAAGCGCGTAGAAGCGTGCATCGCCGCGGCTAAGGAGGCGGAGAAGCAGACCGGCCAGAAGCTGCTGTACGCGGCGAACTTGACCGGCCGGACGTCGCAGCTGCGCGAACGGGCGAAGCGGGCGATCGACGCCGGCGCGAACGCGCTGCTGTTCAACGTGCTCGCATACGGGTTCGACGTGCTGCAGGAGCTCGCCGAGGACCCCGACATCAACATCCCGATCGCGGCGCATCCGGCGTTCGCGGGCGCGATGTACCCGGCGCTCGAATACGGGGTCGCTTCGCCGCTCTTGCTCGGCAAGCTGATGCGTCTCGCCGGCGCCGACCTCGTCTTGTTCCCGTCGCCGTACGGTTCCGTCGTCATGCCGAAGGAAGAGACGCTGGCGATCGCCGACGCGCTGCGCGCCGACGCGGGCGCGCTCAAGACGAGCTTCCCGGTGCCGTCCGCTGGCATTCACCCGGGCCTTGTGCCTTGGCTGCTCCGCGACTTCGGCCTGCAGTCGGTCGTCAACGCCGGCGGCGGCATTCACGGTCACCCGCTCGGCACCGCGGCGGGCGGACAAGCGTTCCGCCAGGCGATCGACGCGGCGCTCGCGTGCGTCGACCTCGAAGCGTACGCGGCCGAGCCCGGCCGGGAAGCGCTGAAAACCGCAATCGAACGATGGGGAGTGAAACGGTAA